The Labilithrix sp. genome contains a region encoding:
- a CDS encoding protein phosphatase 2C domain-containing protein produces MTAPASRAPAVELAVKTDPGRDPDKQVNEDSNTHLETKLGLLAVVCDGMGGHAGGKEASELAIKAIVEILEAAPPNANPGLALKRAIEEANARIWAMPTQEAGFRPGSTVVAVLAHEGGAEIAHVGDSRLYLIHAGAISQVTRDHSMVQEMVDRNIIRAEDAAKHPDANKILRALGIAKEVEVELRPTPLGYVNGDVFILSSDGLSDLVEPAEILDIAGSHPPKQAAAQLVDLANARGGHDNITAMVIKMKASATVNESAAAVRVAKTVPLTAVGVAPTLDGNAGPTGTALAPPIPAPSGSGPSTQIQAPIPQSSPHLPSAPAAPSIPPSRARTPSLVAGILLALAAVGIVGAIVFTLTLGGEHHKPVTIVDAEAVVATDPPLDEDAAAVETPVVPAPPLEPPPSPTPLPKWRLPDGGHRDPCAGYKHLRDRGDASAETLDRLAKACRAAGGTP; encoded by the coding sequence ATGACCGCGCCCGCGTCGAGAGCACCCGCCGTCGAGCTCGCGGTGAAGACCGATCCGGGGCGCGATCCGGACAAGCAGGTCAACGAGGACTCGAACACGCACCTCGAGACGAAGCTCGGGCTCCTCGCGGTCGTCTGCGACGGCATGGGCGGCCACGCCGGCGGCAAGGAGGCCTCCGAGCTCGCGATCAAGGCGATCGTCGAGATCCTCGAGGCCGCGCCGCCGAACGCGAACCCGGGCCTCGCGCTCAAGCGCGCGATCGAGGAGGCGAACGCGCGGATCTGGGCGATGCCCACGCAGGAGGCGGGGTTCCGGCCCGGCTCGACCGTCGTCGCCGTCCTCGCCCACGAAGGCGGCGCCGAGATCGCGCACGTCGGCGACTCGCGGCTCTACCTCATTCACGCCGGCGCCATCTCGCAGGTCACGCGCGACCACTCGATGGTGCAGGAGATGGTCGACCGCAACATCATCCGCGCGGAGGACGCGGCGAAGCACCCCGACGCGAACAAGATCCTGCGCGCGCTCGGGATCGCGAAGGAGGTCGAGGTCGAGCTGCGCCCGACGCCGCTCGGCTACGTGAACGGCGACGTCTTCATCCTCTCCTCCGACGGTCTCTCCGATCTCGTCGAGCCCGCCGAGATCCTCGACATCGCCGGCTCGCACCCGCCGAAGCAAGCGGCGGCGCAGCTCGTCGACCTCGCGAACGCGCGCGGCGGGCACGACAACATCACCGCGATGGTGATCAAGATGAAGGCGAGCGCGACGGTCAACGAGTCCGCCGCCGCGGTCCGCGTCGCGAAGACGGTGCCGCTCACCGCGGTCGGGGTCGCGCCCACGCTCGACGGCAACGCGGGCCCGACCGGCACCGCGCTCGCGCCGCCGATCCCCGCCCCGAGCGGGTCCGGCCCGTCGACGCAGATCCAGGCGCCGATCCCGCAGTCGAGCCCGCACCTCCCGTCCGCGCCCGCCGCCCCCTCGATCCCGCCGTCGCGCGCGCGCACGCCGTCGCTCGTCGCCGGCATCCTCCTCGCCCTCGCCGCGGTCGGCATCGTCGGCGCGATCGTGTTCACGCTCACCCTCGGCGGCGAGCACCACAAGCCGGTGACGATCGTCGACGCGGAGGCCGTCGTCGCGACGGACCCGCCGCTCGACGAGGACGCGGCGGCGGTCGAGACCCCGGTCGTGCCCGCGCCGCCGCTCGAGCCTCCGCCGAGCCCCACCCCGCTGCCGAAGTGGCGGCTTCCGGACGGCGGGCACCGCGATCCGTGCGCGGGCTACAAGCACCTCCGGGACCGCGGCGACGCCTCCGCCGAGACGCTCGATCGACTCGCCAAAGCCTGCCGCGCGGCCGGCGGCACGCCTTGA
- a CDS encoding FHA domain-containing protein encodes MNPCPQCGAIPQASDKFCNICGTPVVAGPPGFGPPPGQGGFGAPPPQQGGFGQPPPGAYGAPPGGGAPLRCQMGHDIAPGASYCPHGHPIAVDAMPFANDQYGGGGGYGQQQQPGFGQPPPGQFGGAPPQQGGFGQPPPQQYGGAPGGFGGAPPGYPDPNQGYGAPQPPPPQYGDPNAQYGQFGQAPPPQQQGGSFPGGGYAPPPQPGGFGAPPGQAGYGSQPGFPGAAPQPGFPGDPNMGAPPPQPGQAAAPPAPAVPANLPPNALRGFLVSYQSNTQGDFWALNGGRKTIGRANSGEQVDIPLSDATISSRHAALVVDGTAGTVQIEDTGSTNGTFVNEEHIGFNGKRDLRDGDKIRFGGYTTIVKVIARL; translated from the coding sequence ATGAATCCCTGTCCGCAGTGCGGCGCGATCCCTCAAGCGTCGGACAAGTTCTGCAACATTTGCGGAACGCCAGTGGTTGCCGGGCCTCCAGGCTTCGGCCCTCCGCCCGGGCAGGGCGGGTTCGGTGCGCCGCCTCCGCAGCAAGGCGGATTCGGTCAGCCTCCTCCCGGCGCGTACGGCGCTCCCCCCGGCGGAGGCGCTCCGCTCCGCTGCCAGATGGGCCACGACATCGCGCCCGGCGCGAGCTACTGCCCCCACGGTCATCCCATCGCGGTCGACGCGATGCCGTTCGCGAACGATCAGTACGGCGGCGGCGGCGGTTACGGCCAGCAGCAGCAGCCCGGCTTCGGTCAGCCTCCGCCTGGCCAGTTCGGCGGCGCTCCTCCGCAGCAAGGCGGCTTCGGCCAGCCCCCGCCGCAGCAGTACGGCGGCGCCCCCGGCGGCTTCGGCGGCGCTCCGCCCGGCTACCCCGATCCGAACCAGGGCTACGGCGCACCGCAGCCGCCTCCTCCTCAATATGGAGATCCGAACGCGCAGTACGGCCAGTTCGGCCAGGCTCCGCCGCCGCAGCAGCAAGGCGGCAGCTTCCCCGGCGGCGGCTACGCCCCTCCGCCCCAGCCCGGCGGCTTCGGCGCTCCGCCCGGACAGGCCGGTTACGGATCGCAGCCCGGCTTCCCCGGCGCGGCTCCGCAGCCCGGCTTCCCCGGCGATCCGAACATGGGCGCGCCGCCCCCGCAGCCGGGCCAGGCCGCGGCGCCGCCCGCGCCCGCCGTCCCCGCGAACCTCCCGCCCAACGCGCTCCGCGGCTTCCTCGTCTCGTACCAGTCGAACACGCAGGGCGATTTCTGGGCGCTCAACGGTGGCCGGAAGACGATCGGCCGCGCGAACTCGGGCGAGCAGGTCGACATCCCGCTCTCCGACGCCACGATCTCGTCGCGTCACGCCGCGCTCGTCGTCGACGGCACCGCCGGTACGGTGCAAATCGAGGACACCGGCTCGACCAACGGCACGTTCGTCAACGAGGAGCACATCGGCTTCAACGGCAAGCGCGATCTCCGCGACGGCGACAAGATCCGCTTCGGCGGATACACGACAATCGTCAAAGTCATCGCGCGGCTCTAG
- a CDS encoding FHA domain-containing protein codes for MPPPVQAAAFAPPPMPPPQPLSPPEQGGGGHPLAVAGGAPVEVRCPACGMATMVMAGQASVCFSCGQPLPKDIATSGAAPPAAPVQPAAAAAPAFPLTSAIAAQPLAPPPSPYGATPTSATILGAAGQFAIKGGVEVRVGRDPAACPITLNEPRVSGIHATLKFEAGQLFVRDEGSNNGTHVAGFRIASGTWTPVPQGAQLRFGPVEFSVRIDT; via the coding sequence ATGCCGCCTCCGGTGCAGGCCGCGGCCTTCGCGCCTCCGCCGATGCCGCCACCGCAACCATTATCTCCTCCGGAACAGGGAGGAGGTGGCCACCCTTTAGCCGTAGCGGGGGGCGCACCGGTCGAGGTGCGCTGCCCCGCGTGCGGAATGGCAACGATGGTGATGGCCGGACAAGCGTCGGTGTGCTTCTCGTGCGGGCAACCGCTCCCGAAGGACATCGCCACCTCCGGAGCGGCGCCGCCCGCCGCGCCGGTGCAACCCGCGGCCGCCGCCGCGCCCGCGTTTCCGCTCACGAGCGCGATCGCGGCGCAGCCGCTCGCCCCTCCGCCTAGTCCCTACGGCGCGACGCCGACCTCCGCGACGATCCTCGGCGCCGCCGGGCAGTTCGCGATCAAGGGCGGCGTCGAGGTGCGGGTGGGGCGCGATCCCGCGGCGTGCCCCATCACGCTGAACGAGCCGCGCGTGAGCGGGATCCATGCGACGCTGAAGTTCGAAGCAGGTCAGCTCTTCGTGCGTGATGAAGGATCGAACAACGGGACGCATGTGGCAGGCTTTCGGATCGCGTCCGGCACGTGGACGCCGGTGCCGCAAGGCGCGCAGCTGCGCTTCGGTCCGGTGGAGTTCTCGGTGAGGATCGACACATGA
- a CDS encoding RtcB family protein: protein MPRVELVHEGDWKRRAVFQDGYYRLETGDTGDVPVRLFLTEKLLTEAEPTLYRQVVNATRFPGAKLVCVTPDVHYGYGVPVGCVILTDRDEGAVAMGPVGFDIGCGMMSAESKVPAELATPDRKLEFNREVTKRVNLGAGGRSVKLGALSKKELQSLVRGGAEHYVDKYGASFDRSRAERHRIPVDDTWDIPWGGKGSPERGLDQLGSLGGGNHFIELQRCVQTGTLFVQVHTGSRGFGHGLATNYFQLAKAEKPDEITDLDLGYFTPDSKHFRGYLNAVAAGGNYAILNRLVIYEQIAEAFRKVFKEDLELVYEISHNLVQAETHPELGKVWVHRKGATRAFPGGHPALAGTIWQDTGHPVLIPGSNRDFSYILMPEADAAKSGYSVNHGAGRRLSRGEAMRQLDQRKVDEQYRRDDILVNLDGRVPLDESSACYKSAREVIDAVVGAGLARIDKTLWPLASIKGSEEAAARARRAKTRDKEKRRDKDRDAARRTKGHY from the coding sequence ATGCCGCGGGTCGAGCTCGTCCACGAAGGTGATTGGAAGCGGCGTGCCGTCTTCCAGGACGGCTATTACCGCCTCGAGACGGGCGACACCGGCGACGTGCCGGTGCGCCTCTTCCTCACGGAGAAGCTCCTCACCGAGGCGGAGCCCACGCTCTATCGCCAGGTCGTGAACGCGACGCGCTTCCCCGGCGCGAAGCTCGTCTGCGTCACGCCGGACGTGCACTACGGCTACGGCGTCCCGGTCGGCTGCGTCATCCTCACCGATCGCGACGAGGGCGCGGTCGCGATGGGCCCGGTCGGCTTCGACATCGGCTGCGGGATGATGAGCGCGGAGAGCAAGGTGCCCGCCGAGCTCGCGACGCCGGACCGGAAGCTCGAGTTCAACCGCGAGGTGACGAAGCGCGTGAACCTCGGGGCGGGAGGGCGGAGCGTGAAGCTCGGCGCGCTCTCGAAGAAGGAGCTGCAGAGCCTCGTGCGCGGCGGCGCCGAGCACTACGTCGACAAATACGGCGCGAGCTTCGATCGCTCGCGCGCGGAGCGTCATCGCATCCCGGTCGACGACACGTGGGACATCCCGTGGGGCGGCAAGGGCTCGCCGGAGCGCGGCCTCGATCAGCTCGGCTCGCTCGGCGGCGGCAACCACTTCATCGAGCTGCAGCGCTGCGTGCAGACCGGCACGCTCTTCGTGCAGGTGCACACCGGCTCACGCGGCTTCGGCCACGGCCTCGCGACCAACTACTTCCAGCTCGCGAAGGCCGAGAAGCCGGACGAGATCACCGACCTCGATCTCGGCTACTTCACGCCCGACTCGAAGCACTTTCGCGGCTACCTCAACGCCGTCGCGGCGGGCGGCAACTACGCCATCCTGAATCGCCTCGTCATCTACGAGCAGATCGCGGAGGCCTTCCGCAAGGTGTTCAAGGAGGACCTCGAGCTCGTCTACGAGATCAGCCACAACCTCGTGCAGGCCGAGACGCATCCCGAGCTCGGGAAGGTCTGGGTGCATCGGAAGGGTGCGACGCGCGCGTTCCCCGGCGGCCATCCCGCGCTCGCAGGCACGATCTGGCAGGACACCGGGCATCCCGTCCTCATCCCCGGCTCGAACCGCGACTTCAGCTACATCCTCATGCCGGAGGCGGACGCGGCGAAGAGCGGCTACTCCGTGAACCACGGCGCGGGCCGGCGTCTCTCGCGCGGCGAGGCGATGCGCCAGCTCGATCAGCGCAAGGTCGACGAGCAGTACCGGCGCGACGACATCCTCGTGAACCTCGACGGCCGCGTCCCGCTCGACGAGTCGAGCGCCTGCTACAAGTCGGCGCGCGAGGTCATCGACGCCGTCGTCGGCGCAGGCCTCGCGCGCATCGACAAGACGCTCTGGCCCCTCGCCTCGATCAAGGGTAGCGAGGAGGCCGCCGCCCGCGCGCGCCGCGCGAAGACGCGCGACAAGGAGAAGCGCCGCGACAAGGACCGCGACGCCGCCCGCCGCACGAAGGGCCACTACTGA
- the larC gene encoding nickel pincer cofactor biosynthesis protein LarC: MSAKKKARAPKRSGSTTGAKASGSGAGRGSTAGAKGKRESVSIARQPVHAHAGRTRTHADRTHTHEHTHDGHSHHHDRSGAHDHGHSHSHHDEDDAHEHPHSTSVAGARGGSGRGVAGARGVSGGSVGGARVAAAPRGGGSAKRGRGTGENAHGHAHDGHSHTHTHDGHSHSHGEHAGPPSRPRLGRGVGKGKILFFDAPSGLAGDMIIAALVDLGVPEVVIEDAVAQLDVDGFHLHFGTRERSGIVATSFDVHVEKKQPVRTWGSIKKLLSKASLAPAVKDRAIATFERLAASEARVHRMPIDEVHFHEVGSVDAIVDVVGSAAALEWLDAKVVVSPLPMGHGRVRAQHGVLPLPPPAVVECLAGLDTYDGGLPFEFVTPTGAAIVGAHATGSAQWPAMKPEVSGWGAGTADLPDRPNLLRVVLGTEVAPAKNNKTNKTRATHVVLEANIDDATGELLGHTLGALLEAGAVDAWTTPITMKKSRPAQTLSALAPAEIADDVARAMLRESTTIGVRRHEVDRVERPRRVANVDTRFGAIPVKIAGGPFGAPQRKPELDACAAAARAHGVSVREVIDAAMVASAALR; encoded by the coding sequence ATGAGCGCAAAGAAGAAGGCCCGCGCCCCCAAGCGCAGCGGTTCGACGACCGGCGCGAAGGCTTCCGGCTCGGGCGCGGGACGCGGTTCGACGGCCGGCGCAAAGGGCAAGCGCGAATCAGTGAGTATCGCGCGACAGCCAGTGCACGCGCACGCCGGCCGCACGCGTACGCACGCGGACCGCACGCATACGCACGAGCACACGCACGACGGGCATTCGCACCACCACGACCGTTCCGGCGCGCACGACCACGGCCATTCCCACTCCCACCATGATGAGGACGACGCTCACGAGCACCCTCACTCCACGAGCGTCGCAGGAGCGCGGGGCGGCAGTGGTCGCGGCGTCGCGGGAGCGCGGGGCGTGAGCGGCGGCTCGGTGGGTGGAGCACGCGTCGCGGCAGCGCCGCGTGGGGGCGGTTCGGCGAAGCGGGGGCGCGGCACCGGCGAAAACGCGCACGGTCACGCGCACGATGGTCATTCGCACACGCACACGCACGATGGCCATTCGCACTCGCACGGCGAGCATGCCGGGCCTCCCTCGCGGCCGCGGTTGGGGCGCGGGGTGGGGAAGGGGAAGATCCTCTTCTTCGATGCGCCGAGCGGGCTCGCGGGTGACATGATCATCGCGGCCCTCGTCGATCTCGGGGTGCCCGAGGTCGTCATCGAGGACGCGGTCGCGCAGCTGGACGTGGACGGGTTCCACCTTCACTTCGGGACGCGGGAGCGGAGCGGGATCGTCGCGACGTCGTTCGACGTGCACGTCGAGAAGAAGCAGCCCGTGCGGACGTGGGGCTCGATCAAGAAGCTTCTCTCCAAGGCGAGCCTCGCGCCCGCCGTGAAAGACCGCGCGATCGCTACGTTCGAGCGGCTCGCTGCCTCCGAGGCCCGCGTCCATCGCATGCCGATCGACGAAGTGCACTTCCACGAGGTGGGCTCCGTCGACGCGATCGTCGACGTCGTCGGCAGCGCCGCCGCGCTCGAGTGGCTCGACGCGAAGGTCGTCGTGTCGCCGCTCCCGATGGGCCACGGCCGCGTCCGCGCGCAGCACGGCGTCCTCCCGCTGCCGCCGCCCGCCGTCGTGGAGTGCCTCGCCGGGCTCGACACCTACGACGGCGGCCTCCCCTTCGAGTTCGTCACGCCGACCGGCGCCGCGATCGTCGGCGCCCACGCGACCGGCTCCGCGCAGTGGCCCGCGATGAAGCCCGAGGTCTCCGGCTGGGGCGCAGGCACCGCCGACCTGCCCGATCGACCGAACCTCCTCCGCGTCGTGCTCGGCACCGAGGTCGCGCCGGCGAAGAACAACAAGACGAACAAGACGAGAGCGACCCACGTCGTCCTCGAGGCGAACATCGACGACGCCACCGGCGAGCTCCTCGGCCACACCCTCGGCGCGCTCCTCGAGGCCGGCGCCGTCGACGCGTGGACGACGCCGATCACGATGAAGAAGAGCCGCCCCGCCCAGACGCTGAGCGCGCTCGCGCCCGCCGAGATCGCGGACGACGTCGCGCGCGCGATGTTGCGCGAGTCGACGACGATCGGCGTGCGGCGCCACGAGGTGGATCGCGTCGAGCGTCCGCGACGTGTCGCGAACGTCGACACCCGCTTCGGCGCCATCCCGGTGAAGATCGCCGGCGGACCGTTCGGCGCTCCGCAACGGAAGCCGGAGCTCGACGCGTGCGCCGCCGCCGCGCGCGCCCACGGCGTGTCCGTCCGCGAGGTCATCGACGCGGCCATGGTCGCGAGCGCCGCGCTTCGTTGA
- a CDS encoding lipoprotein, with the protein MRKSIVAAVALALVAGCTAATTEEGIETTNLTNDMPARLTRSLKITEVAAYQGLKTTIAKNGAAVAASLPILAGRDAMVRVYVTPTSTATSEPVTAVLEVADDDGDVVTFSDTKTLSGASVESDLATTFNFTVPGASLPAGAKFKVSLTSASGTPLTGAASDARFPKNGARTDFGARTTAQKLRIVLVPIKYTFGGANFLPDTTPAQLDLQRRTFMQLYPLSDVEISMHAPFEFNQEIKSNGTGISALLRAMLTLRAQDGIANDVYYYGWFTTKATFQEYCAAGCVTGLSGLYGPDAVTGRASVGVGYTGASSAMTMAHEIGHAHGRPHAPCGGAAGPDPAFPNPEGGIGAWGYAPSSQRLVDPATAKDLMGYCQPKWISGYNYNKLLERLTYVNAQAAAAPPPGSFAVKHPFQFVEVSPDGELSFGERIKLAEEPTGDDTRAVTFEDANGKTISTGQAVFTPYDHVGGGYLLVPEDVEFSAVDIAGLGRATR; encoded by the coding sequence ATGCGCAAGTCGATCGTCGCTGCCGTTGCTCTTGCTCTCGTCGCGGGTTGCACGGCCGCCACCACGGAGGAAGGCATCGAGACCACGAACCTCACGAACGACATGCCGGCGCGCCTCACGCGCTCGCTGAAGATCACCGAGGTCGCGGCCTACCAGGGCCTCAAGACGACGATCGCGAAGAACGGCGCCGCCGTCGCGGCGTCGCTCCCGATCCTCGCCGGTCGTGACGCGATGGTCCGCGTCTACGTCACGCCGACGAGCACGGCGACGAGCGAGCCGGTGACGGCGGTCCTCGAGGTGGCGGACGACGACGGCGACGTCGTGACCTTCTCCGATACGAAGACGCTCTCGGGTGCCTCGGTCGAGAGCGACCTCGCGACGACGTTCAACTTCACGGTGCCGGGCGCGTCGCTCCCCGCCGGCGCGAAGTTCAAGGTCTCCCTCACCTCCGCGAGCGGCACGCCGCTCACCGGCGCCGCGAGCGACGCGCGCTTCCCGAAGAATGGCGCGCGCACCGACTTCGGCGCGCGGACGACGGCGCAGAAGCTCCGCATCGTGCTCGTCCCGATCAAGTACACCTTCGGCGGCGCCAACTTCTTGCCCGACACGACGCCGGCGCAGCTCGACCTCCAGCGCCGCACGTTCATGCAGCTCTACCCGCTGTCGGACGTCGAGATCTCGATGCACGCGCCGTTCGAGTTCAACCAGGAGATCAAGTCGAACGGCACCGGCATCAGCGCGCTCCTCCGCGCGATGCTCACGCTCCGCGCGCAGGACGGCATCGCGAACGACGTCTACTACTACGGTTGGTTCACGACGAAGGCGACGTTCCAGGAGTACTGCGCGGCGGGCTGCGTGACCGGCCTCTCCGGCCTCTACGGTCCGGACGCGGTCACGGGGCGCGCGAGCGTCGGCGTCGGCTACACCGGCGCGTCGAGCGCGATGACGATGGCGCACGAGATCGGCCACGCGCACGGCCGCCCGCACGCGCCGTGCGGCGGGGCGGCGGGTCCGGACCCGGCCTTCCCGAACCCGGAGGGCGGCATCGGCGCGTGGGGCTACGCGCCGTCGAGCCAGCGGCTCGTCGATCCCGCCACCGCGAAGGACCTCATGGGCTACTGCCAGCCGAAGTGGATCAGCGGCTACAACTACAACAAGCTGCTCGAGCGCCTCACGTACGTGAACGCGCAGGCGGCCGCCGCGCCGCCGCCGGGCTCGTTCGCGGTGAAGCACCCGTTCCAGTTCGTCGAGGTGAGCCCCGACGGCGAGCTCAGCTTCGGCGAGCGCATCAAGCTCGCGGAGGAGCCGACCGGCGACGACACGCGCGCGGTCACCTTCGAGGACGCGAACGGCAAGACGATCTCCACCGGCCAGGCGGTCTTCACCCCGTACGACCACGTCGGCGGCGGCTACCTCCTCGTCCCCGAGGACGTCGAGTTCTCCGCCGTCGACATCGCCGGCCTCGGCCGCGCGACGCGCTGA
- the larB gene encoding nickel pincer cofactor biosynthesis protein LarB: MDEARLTELLNRVKSGAADVAAAVAELRQLPFADLGYAMVDHHRALRQGVPEVILGDGKTAEQITGIARELARTGQNVLVTRIDDVKAAALLRELPAAKHHALARTCTLEHGAIPPLAAGHKVALVSAGTSDMPIAEECAETMRMLGVDFDRVFDVGVAGIHRLLHRRPMLEGASVIIVVAGMEGALASVVGGLVDCPVIAVPTSIGYGAAMNGQTALFGMLTSCASGITVVNIDNGFGAAFAAARILRKTKR, encoded by the coding sequence GTGGATGAAGCGCGCCTGACCGAGCTGCTCAATCGCGTGAAGAGCGGCGCCGCCGACGTGGCCGCCGCGGTCGCGGAGCTGCGGCAGCTCCCGTTCGCGGACCTCGGCTACGCGATGGTCGATCATCATCGCGCGCTGCGGCAGGGCGTGCCGGAGGTCATCCTCGGCGACGGCAAGACGGCGGAGCAGATCACGGGCATCGCGCGCGAGCTGGCGCGGACGGGCCAGAACGTCCTCGTCACGCGCATCGACGACGTGAAGGCCGCCGCGCTGCTGCGCGAGCTCCCGGCCGCGAAGCACCACGCGCTCGCGCGCACGTGCACGCTGGAGCACGGCGCGATCCCGCCGCTCGCCGCCGGCCACAAGGTGGCGCTCGTGAGCGCGGGCACGAGCGACATGCCGATCGCGGAGGAGTGCGCGGAGACGATGCGCATGCTCGGCGTCGACTTCGATCGCGTGTTCGACGTCGGCGTCGCGGGCATTCACCGGTTGCTCCATCGCCGTCCGATGCTCGAGGGCGCCTCGGTCATCATCGTCGTCGCGGGCATGGAGGGCGCGCTCGCGAGCGTCGTCGGCGGCCTCGTCGACTGCCCGGTCATCGCGGTCCCGACCTCGATCGGCTACGGCGCCGCGATGAACGGCCAGACCGCCCTCTTCGGCATGCTGACGAGCTGCGCCAGCGGCATCACCGTCGTCAACATCGACAACGGCTTCGGCGCCGCCTTCGCCGCCGCCCGCATCCTCCGAAAGACGAAGCGATGA
- a CDS encoding ABC transporter ATP-binding protein: protein MTDPVLVLDKLGKDFGAHAALVDLTCNIHSNEVVGLLGPNGAGKTTTMKLILGLLRPSRGSATFHSAHLALDCTRDARSVKERLGYSPDEPAFYDFLTGHETLDFVLNVRSAPAAVRDRLPALIDALELGASLDAPTASYSLGTKKKLALLLALAHEPGLLLLDEPTNGLDPPTAARVRALLRARAEAGAAVVVSTHLLEMADVLCDRVLVLHRGRLVAEGSPAAVRAQAGVAESASLEAAFLELVK from the coding sequence TTGACCGATCCCGTCCTCGTCCTGGACAAGCTCGGGAAGGACTTCGGCGCGCACGCCGCGCTCGTCGACCTCACGTGCAACATACACTCGAACGAGGTCGTCGGCCTCCTCGGCCCGAACGGCGCGGGGAAGACGACGACGATGAAGCTGATCCTCGGGCTCCTCCGCCCGAGCCGCGGCAGCGCGACGTTCCACTCCGCGCACCTCGCCCTCGACTGCACGCGCGACGCGCGCTCGGTGAAGGAGCGCCTCGGCTACTCGCCCGACGAGCCCGCGTTCTACGATTTCCTCACCGGGCACGAGACGCTCGACTTCGTCCTCAACGTCCGGAGCGCGCCGGCCGCGGTGCGCGATCGCCTGCCCGCGCTCATCGACGCGCTCGAGCTCGGCGCCTCCCTCGACGCGCCGACCGCGAGCTACTCGCTCGGCACGAAGAAGAAGCTCGCGCTGCTCCTCGCGCTCGCGCACGAGCCCGGTCTGCTCCTCCTCGACGAGCCCACCAACGGCCTCGATCCGCCGACCGCCGCGCGCGTGCGCGCGCTGCTCCGCGCGCGCGCCGAGGCCGGGGCCGCGGTCGTCGTCTCGACCCACCTCCTCGAGATGGCCGACGTCCTCTGCGATCGCGTCCTCGTCTTGCATCGCGGGCGGCTCGTCGCCGAGGGCAGCCCCGCGGCGGTGCGGGCGCAGGCCGGCGTCGCGGAGAGCGCGTCGCTCGAGGCGGCGTTCCTCGAGCTCGTGAAGTGA
- a CDS encoding zinc-binding dehydrogenase, with protein MQTEAMVMMATGGPEVLERKTIELFEPGPREVRIRVRAVALNHIDIWGRRGLPHFRYEFPHRLGADISGEVEALGPGAKGANVGDHVVVNPGLSCGSCESCLSGSDVLCRHYRILGENTQGGYSRHVVVPDANLLPKPRALSFEDAAALPLCFLTAWNMVVKKGAIQAGHTVLVQAAGSGVSSAAIQIAKMHGARVFATTSTDEKAKRAKELGADEVINYTTQDFVAECKRLTGKRGVDLVVEHVGGEVLAKSIVAATAGGRVVTCGATAGFTPQIDLRHVFFRQVQVLGSTMGSKGDLFGILRHVEAGKLRPVVDRVMPLWDAVEAHRLLEARKAFGKIVLAVD; from the coding sequence ATGCAGACCGAGGCGATGGTGATGATGGCGACCGGCGGACCGGAGGTGCTCGAGCGCAAGACGATCGAGCTATTCGAGCCCGGACCGCGCGAAGTCCGCATACGCGTGCGCGCGGTCGCGCTCAATCACATCGACATCTGGGGCCGGCGTGGCCTGCCACATTTCAGATACGAGTTCCCGCATCGGCTGGGCGCGGACATTTCCGGTGAGGTCGAAGCGCTCGGACCCGGTGCAAAAGGCGCCAACGTCGGCGATCACGTCGTCGTGAACCCGGGTCTCAGTTGCGGCTCATGCGAATCTTGTCTTTCCGGGAGCGATGTATTGTGCAGGCACTACCGCATCCTCGGGGAGAACACCCAGGGAGGGTATTCGCGCCACGTCGTCGTCCCCGACGCGAACCTGCTCCCGAAGCCGCGCGCGCTGTCGTTCGAGGACGCCGCCGCGCTGCCGCTCTGCTTCCTCACGGCGTGGAACATGGTCGTGAAGAAGGGCGCGATCCAGGCGGGGCACACCGTCCTCGTCCAGGCGGCCGGCAGCGGCGTGTCGAGCGCGGCGATCCAGATCGCGAAGATGCATGGTGCACGCGTCTTCGCGACGACGAGCACCGACGAGAAGGCGAAGCGCGCGAAGGAGCTCGGCGCCGACGAGGTGATCAACTACACGACCCAGGACTTCGTTGCAGAGTGCAAGCGCCTCACCGGCAAGCGCGGCGTCGACCTCGTCGTCGAGCACGTCGGCGGTGAGGTCCTCGCGAAGAGCATCGTCGCCGCGACGGCGGGCGGCCGCGTCGTCACCTGCGGCGCGACCGCGGGCTTCACTCCGCAGATCGATCTGCGCCACGTCTTCTTCCGTCAGGTCCAGGTCCTCGGCTCGACGATGGGATCGAAGGGCGACCTCTTCGGGATCCTGCGCCACGTCGAGGCGGGCAAGCTGCGACCGGTCGTCGATCGCGTGATGCCGCTGTGGGACGCGGTGGAGGCGCATCGCCTGCTCGAGGCGCGGAAGGCGTTCGGCAAGATCGTGCTTGCGGTGGATTGA